Proteins from one Burkholderia oklahomensis C6786 genomic window:
- a CDS encoding threo-3-hydroxy-L-aspartate ammonia-lyase, with amino-acid sequence MPVQSASDLAIPTFDDVADAAARLAGVAHRTPVLTSSTADARTGATIFFKCENFQRMGAFKFRGAYNSISHFDAEQRRAGVLTYSSGNHAQAIALAARLAGIHATIVMPHDAPAAKVAATKGYGGEVITYDRYTESREEIGARLAQERGMTLVPPYDHPHVIAGQGTAAKELIDEVGELDMLVVPLGGGGLIAGSALSAAALAAGCAVIGVEPEAGNDAQQSLARGEVVHIPVPRTIADGAASTHVGAYNFPIIQKLVKRIVTVSDAQLIEAMRFFAERMKMVVEPTGCLGAAAVLDGVLPVAGKRIGVILSGGNVDLARYGEFLRG; translated from the coding sequence ATGCCTGTTCAATCCGCTTCCGACCTCGCCATCCCGACCTTCGACGACGTGGCCGACGCGGCCGCCCGGCTCGCCGGCGTCGCGCATCGCACGCCCGTCCTCACGTCCAGCACGGCCGACGCGCGCACCGGCGCGACGATCTTCTTCAAATGCGAGAACTTCCAGCGGATGGGCGCGTTCAAGTTCCGCGGCGCGTACAACTCGATCTCGCACTTCGACGCCGAACAGCGCCGCGCGGGCGTGCTCACGTATTCGTCCGGCAACCACGCGCAGGCGATCGCGCTTGCCGCGCGCCTCGCGGGCATCCACGCGACGATCGTGATGCCGCACGACGCGCCCGCCGCGAAGGTCGCGGCGACGAAGGGCTACGGCGGCGAAGTCATCACCTACGATCGCTACACGGAAAGCCGCGAGGAGATTGGCGCGCGGCTCGCGCAGGAGCGTGGGATGACGCTCGTGCCGCCGTATGACCATCCGCACGTGATCGCCGGGCAGGGGACGGCCGCGAAGGAACTGATCGACGAAGTCGGCGAACTCGACATGCTCGTCGTGCCGCTCGGCGGCGGCGGGCTGATTGCGGGCAGTGCGCTGTCGGCGGCTGCGCTCGCGGCCGGCTGCGCCGTGATCGGCGTCGAGCCGGAAGCGGGCAACGACGCGCAGCAGTCGCTTGCGCGCGGCGAGGTCGTGCACATCCCGGTGCCGCGGACGATCGCGGACGGCGCGGCGTCGACGCACGTCGGCGCGTACAACTTCCCGATCATCCAGAAGCTCGTCAAGCGGATCGTCACGGTCAGCGACGCGCAACTGATCGAGGCGATGCGCTTCTTCGCGGAGCGGATGAAAATGGTCGTCGAGCCGACCGGCTGCCTCGGCGCGGCCGCGGTGCTCGATGGCGTGCTGCCCGTCGCGGGCAAGCGCATCGGTGTGATCCTGAGCGGCGGGAACGTCGATCTCGCGCGCTACGGCGAGTTCCTGCGCGGGTGA
- a CDS encoding UbiD family decarboxylase, which produces MKYKDLRDFINSLEQLGELRRITQPVSPVLEMTELCDRVLRAGGPALLFDAPTGYRFPVLGNLFGTPRRVALGMGVDADDEAALASLRDVGRLLSALKEPDPPKSLKDAGKLLSLAKAVWDMGPKTVSAPPCQEIVWEGADVDLHKLPIQTCWPGDAGPLITWGLTVTRGPNKTRQNLGIYRQQLIGRNKLIMRWLAHRGGALDFREFALKNPGQPYPVAVVLGTDPATTLGAVTPVPDTLSEYQFAGLLRGARTELAKCLTPGVDTLQVPARAEIVLEGFIHPQQGTPAPAPEGAPPRPAAGAAAGYEHALEGPYGDHTGYYNEQEWFPVFTVERITMRRDAIYHSTYTGKPPDEPAVLGVALNEVFVPLLQKQFPEITDFYLPPEGCSYRMAIVQMKKSYAGHAKRVMFGVWSFLRQFMYTKFIVVVDEDVNVRDWKEVIWAITTRVDPARDTVLVESTPIDYLDFASPVAGLGSKMGLDATNKWPGETQREWGRPIEMDAAVKARVDRLWTDIGLS; this is translated from the coding sequence ATGAAATACAAAGACTTACGCGATTTCATCAACAGCCTCGAACAGCTCGGCGAGTTGCGGCGCATCACGCAGCCCGTGTCGCCCGTCCTCGAAATGACCGAACTCTGCGACCGCGTGCTGCGCGCGGGCGGCCCCGCGCTCCTGTTCGACGCGCCGACCGGCTACCGGTTTCCGGTGCTCGGCAATCTGTTCGGCACGCCGCGGCGCGTCGCGCTCGGAATGGGTGTCGATGCCGACGACGAAGCGGCGCTCGCGTCGCTGCGCGACGTCGGCCGACTGCTGTCCGCGCTCAAGGAGCCCGATCCGCCGAAGAGCCTGAAGGACGCAGGCAAGCTGCTGTCGCTCGCGAAGGCCGTCTGGGACATGGGCCCGAAGACGGTGTCCGCGCCGCCGTGCCAGGAGATCGTCTGGGAAGGCGCCGATGTCGATCTGCACAAGCTGCCGATCCAGACCTGCTGGCCCGGCGACGCGGGTCCGCTCATTACCTGGGGCCTGACGGTCACGCGCGGGCCGAACAAGACCCGCCAGAATCTCGGCATCTATCGGCAGCAACTGATCGGACGCAACAAACTGATCATGCGCTGGCTCGCGCATCGAGGCGGCGCGCTCGATTTCCGCGAATTCGCGCTGAAGAACCCGGGCCAGCCGTATCCGGTCGCCGTCGTGCTCGGCACCGATCCGGCGACGACGCTCGGCGCCGTCACGCCCGTGCCCGACACGCTGTCCGAATACCAGTTCGCCGGCCTCTTGCGCGGCGCGCGCACCGAGCTCGCGAAATGCCTGACGCCCGGCGTCGACACGCTGCAGGTGCCCGCGCGCGCGGAGATCGTCCTCGAAGGCTTCATTCATCCGCAGCAAGGCACGCCCGCTCCGGCGCCCGAAGGCGCGCCGCCGCGGCCGGCTGCGGGCGCCGCGGCCGGCTACGAGCACGCGCTCGAAGGCCCGTACGGCGACCACACCGGCTATTACAACGAGCAGGAGTGGTTTCCGGTCTTCACCGTCGAGCGGATCACGATGCGCCGCGACGCGATCTACCATTCGACCTACACCGGCAAGCCGCCCGACGAGCCGGCCGTGCTCGGCGTCGCGCTGAACGAGGTGTTCGTGCCGCTCCTGCAGAAGCAGTTCCCCGAGATCACCGACTTCTACCTGCCGCCCGAGGGCTGCAGCTACCGGATGGCCATCGTCCAGATGAAGAAGAGCTACGCGGGCCACGCGAAGCGCGTGATGTTCGGCGTCTGGAGCTTTCTGCGGCAGTTCATGTATACGAAGTTCATCGTCGTCGTCGACGAGGACGTGAACGTGCGCGACTGGAAGGAGGTGATCTGGGCGATCACGACGCGCGTCGATCCGGCGCGCGACACCGTGCTCGTCGAGAGCACGCCGATCGACTATCTCGACTTCGCGTCGCCCGTCGCGGGTCTCGGCTCGAAGATGGGGCTCGACGCGACCAACAAGTGGCCGGGCGAAACCCAGCGCGAATGGGGCCGGCCGATCGAGATGGACGCCGCCGTGAAGGCGCGCGTCGATCGTCTGTGGACCGACATCGGCTTGTCGTGA
- a CDS encoding quinone oxidoreductase family protein: MTLAMAMTQTGGPEVLKAIDVEVPAPGPLDVRIKQSVIGVNFVDTYFRSGLYPVASLPAVIGFEGAGIVEAVGGEVARLRPGDRVAYTGAPIGAYAESRLLPESRLVRIPDALSFETAGSSMLRGLTAHMLLHNVHPTKRGDWILVHAAAGGLGQIVVRWAKRLGANVIGTVGSPGKIDLARAAGADHVLLHTDPHWTDDAVRVAERRGVHLAIDGIGGSMVAQTLRVVRPFGVVASLGQPAGPIPPVRVEDLGFARSIALMRPSSLAYADDPDLYARGTSDLLDVLVDGMVGPIGARYALTDAARAHAELEAGRTTGSVILTV, translated from the coding sequence ATGACTCTTGCCATGGCGATGACGCAAACGGGCGGCCCCGAGGTGCTGAAGGCCATCGACGTCGAGGTCCCCGCTCCGGGGCCGCTCGACGTGCGCATCAAGCAATCGGTGATCGGCGTGAATTTCGTCGATACCTATTTCCGCAGCGGCCTCTACCCCGTCGCGTCGCTGCCCGCCGTGATCGGCTTCGAAGGCGCGGGCATCGTCGAGGCGGTGGGCGGCGAGGTCGCGCGCCTGCGGCCCGGCGATCGCGTCGCCTACACGGGTGCGCCGATCGGCGCTTACGCCGAGTCGCGCTTGCTGCCGGAGAGCCGGCTCGTCAGGATTCCCGATGCGCTCTCGTTCGAGACGGCCGGCAGTTCGATGCTGCGCGGGCTCACCGCGCACATGCTGCTGCACAACGTGCATCCGACGAAGCGCGGCGACTGGATTCTCGTGCATGCGGCCGCGGGCGGGCTCGGACAGATCGTCGTGCGATGGGCGAAGCGGCTCGGCGCCAACGTGATCGGCACGGTCGGCTCGCCCGGCAAGATCGATCTCGCCCGCGCGGCGGGCGCCGATCACGTGCTTCTCCATACCGATCCGCATTGGACCGACGACGCCGTGCGCGTGGCCGAGCGCCGCGGCGTGCACCTCGCGATCGACGGCATCGGCGGGAGCATGGTCGCGCAGACGCTGCGCGTCGTCCGTCCGTTCGGCGTCGTCGCGAGCCTCGGCCAACCGGCGGGCCCGATCCCGCCCGTGCGCGTCGAGGATCTCGGCTTCGCCCGCTCGATCGCGCTGATGCGGCCGAGTTCGCTCGCGTATGCGGACGATCCGGATCTGTACGCGCGCGGCACGAGCGATCTGCTCGACGTGCTGGTCGACGGGATGGTCGGGCCGATCGGCGCACGCTACGCGCTGACCGACGCGGCGCGCGCCCATGCCGAGCTCGAAGCCGGCAGGACCACGGGCAGCGTGATCCTGACCGTGTAA
- a CDS encoding YggT family protein gives MFGEIARFLLNTVFTLFGAALILRVWLQAVRVPPYNPVTQAVLQATNWLVLPLRHIVPGVRGVDWASIVAALVTSLVYVALMVTMAGVDALSIIPTILIVALLTVVKWALNLVLWLTILMALLSWLNPRSPAMAILYQLTAPFLNPLRRVIPHLGGIDLSPILLFVIVQVLIMIVTRAAVSLTLFGI, from the coding sequence ATGTTCGGCGAGATCGCCCGTTTTCTGCTCAATACCGTCTTCACGCTGTTCGGCGCCGCGCTGATTCTGCGCGTCTGGCTGCAGGCCGTGCGCGTGCCGCCCTACAACCCCGTCACGCAGGCCGTGCTGCAGGCGACCAACTGGCTCGTGCTGCCGCTGCGGCACATCGTCCCGGGCGTGCGCGGCGTCGATTGGGCGAGCATCGTCGCGGCGCTCGTCACATCGCTCGTCTATGTCGCGCTGATGGTGACGATGGCGGGCGTCGACGCGCTGTCGATCATCCCGACGATCCTCATCGTCGCGCTGCTGACCGTCGTGAAATGGGCGCTCAATCTCGTGCTGTGGCTGACGATCCTGATGGCGCTGCTGTCGTGGCTGAACCCGCGCTCGCCCGCGATGGCGATCCTGTATCAGTTGACGGCGCCGTTCCTGAACCCGCTGCGCCGGGTGATCCCGCACCTGGGCGGCATCGACCTGTCGCCGATCCTGCTGTTCGTGATCGTCCAGGTGCTGATCATGATCGTGACGCGCGCGGCGGTTTCGCTCACGCTGTTCGGGATCTGA
- a CDS encoding LysR family transcriptional regulator encodes MFDWENLRHFLAVARVGTLSGAARELGVDHATVGRRVTMLETELQVRLVERFPRHCTLTGAGRRIFEIASTMESGAFAIERAVQAERSQLTGTVVVSAPPVLVTNFFAATTTAFRERYPGIQLALSGQAQSVSLSRREADVAVRLVRPKEAGNVVRRIGAMEFALYAARRYPYLQEPARWEFIGYDDQFDDMPQQRWLKKVAGKRPVVCRLGDITSQFAATRAGAGIGMLPRFLPSASDDLVELDADAEPFVRDIWLVVHRQLKAAPPIRAVMDFIVERVQGTPALQRANAAAK; translated from the coding sequence ATGTTCGATTGGGAAAACTTGCGCCATTTTCTGGCGGTCGCGCGTGTCGGCACGTTGTCGGGCGCGGCGCGCGAGCTGGGCGTCGATCATGCGACGGTCGGCCGCCGGGTCACGATGCTCGAAACCGAATTGCAGGTGCGTCTCGTCGAGCGCTTTCCACGGCACTGCACGCTGACGGGCGCCGGCCGGCGGATCTTCGAGATCGCGTCGACGATGGAGTCGGGCGCATTCGCGATCGAGCGCGCGGTTCAGGCGGAGCGGTCGCAATTGACGGGCACGGTCGTCGTCAGCGCGCCGCCCGTGCTCGTCACGAACTTCTTCGCGGCGACGACGACGGCGTTTCGCGAACGCTATCCCGGCATCCAGCTCGCGCTGTCGGGGCAGGCGCAGAGCGTGTCGCTGAGCCGGCGCGAGGCCGACGTCGCGGTGCGGCTCGTGCGTCCGAAGGAGGCGGGCAACGTCGTGCGGCGCATCGGCGCGATGGAGTTCGCGCTCTATGCGGCGCGGCGCTACCCGTATCTGCAGGAGCCGGCGCGCTGGGAATTCATCGGCTACGACGATCAGTTCGACGACATGCCGCAGCAGCGATGGCTGAAGAAGGTCGCGGGCAAGCGGCCGGTCGTGTGCCGGCTCGGCGACATCACGAGCCAATTTGCGGCGACGCGCGCCGGCGCCGGAATCGGGATGCTGCCGCGATTCCTGCCGAGCGCGAGCGACGATCTCGTCGAGCTCGACGCCGACGCCGAGCCGTTCGTGCGCGATATCTGGCTCGTCGTGCATCGGCAGTTGAAGGCCGCGCCGCCGATTCGCGCGGTGATGGATTTCATCGTCGAGCGGGTGCAGGGCACGCCGGCGCTGCAGCGGGCGAATGCGGCCGCGAAATGA
- a CDS encoding S53 family peptidase, protein MKNNPLLSILITAACLQAFASTAALAQGNGQSSSYVEGTRVPKGFARPPFHTNKLRIAGTTVAGLAPATVRHAYGFDSIANQGDGMVVAIIDAYDDPKIESDLGVFSKTFSLPTCTTSNGCFKKIYANGSKPRADAGWSLEMSLDVEWVHAIAPKAKIVLVEAASNSFNDLMTAVDVAVGNGASVVSMSFGGSEFSSETGFDSHFGSPSRVTFVASSGDSGNGSEYPAASPYVVAVGGTTLSTDAYGNYLGETAWSGSGGGVSTYEPEPSGQALWPIPYAGSRGVPDVGYNANPGSGFAVYDSVTYQGQSGWFVVGGTSAGAPQWAGLFAIANSMRTAAGKAKLAGPYNLLYTVGKSAYGSDYHDVTSGTNGTCGTICTANGGYDYVTGLGSPQALNLIQGLVAQP, encoded by the coding sequence ATGAAAAACAATCCCCTGCTATCCATATTGATAACGGCCGCGTGCCTTCAGGCGTTCGCGTCGACAGCCGCGCTCGCGCAGGGCAACGGCCAGTCGTCGTCATACGTCGAAGGCACCCGTGTGCCGAAAGGCTTCGCGCGGCCGCCGTTCCACACGAACAAGCTGCGCATCGCCGGTACGACCGTCGCGGGCCTCGCGCCCGCCACCGTGCGGCACGCGTACGGCTTCGACTCGATCGCGAACCAGGGCGACGGCATGGTGGTCGCGATCATCGACGCATACGACGACCCGAAGATCGAATCCGATCTCGGCGTATTCAGCAAGACCTTCTCGCTGCCGACCTGCACGACGTCGAACGGCTGCTTCAAGAAGATCTACGCGAACGGCAGCAAGCCGCGCGCCGACGCCGGCTGGTCGCTCGAGATGTCGCTCGACGTCGAATGGGTGCACGCGATCGCGCCAAAAGCGAAGATCGTGCTCGTCGAAGCGGCATCGAACAGCTTCAACGACCTGATGACCGCGGTCGACGTCGCCGTCGGCAACGGCGCGTCCGTCGTGTCGATGAGCTTCGGCGGCAGCGAGTTCAGCTCGGAGACCGGCTTCGACAGCCACTTCGGCTCGCCGTCACGCGTCACGTTCGTCGCGTCGTCGGGCGACAGCGGCAACGGCAGCGAGTATCCGGCGGCGTCGCCGTACGTCGTCGCGGTCGGCGGCACGACGCTGTCCACCGACGCGTACGGCAACTACCTCGGCGAAACCGCGTGGAGCGGCAGCGGCGGCGGCGTCAGCACGTACGAGCCGGAGCCGTCCGGACAGGCGCTGTGGCCGATTCCGTACGCCGGCAGCCGCGGCGTGCCCGACGTCGGCTACAACGCGAATCCGGGCTCGGGCTTCGCGGTGTACGACTCCGTCACTTACCAAGGGCAGTCGGGCTGGTTCGTGGTCGGCGGCACGAGCGCGGGCGCGCCGCAATGGGCGGGGCTCTTCGCGATCGCGAACTCGATGCGCACCGCCGCCGGCAAGGCGAAGCTCGCCGGCCCGTACAACCTGCTCTACACGGTCGGCAAATCCGCGTACGGCAGCGACTACCACGACGTGACGTCGGGCACCAACGGCACTTGCGGGACGATCTGCACTGCGAACGGCGGCTACGACTACGTGACGGGATTGGGCTCGCCGCAGGCGCTCAATCTGATTCAGGGACTCGTCGCGCAGCCTTGA
- a CDS encoding Rossmann-like and DUF2520 domain-containing protein, with protein sequence MSLSATPRIGFIGAGRLARCVARRFARAGYAVTAIASRSPAPAAALAAQIDADQAARDAADPARSGHGNAAHGARCAAVDSPQAVVDAADLIFVTVPDDALGRIAAELRFAPARAGDQALVHCSGASSVDLLAPARAQGAATGGFHPLYLFGGGDADLARIDGCSVTIEADGALKDVLVALAAALGCHPLSIPAGGRMLYHAAANYAASFALCNLAECVELWRSLGLAEDDALRALLPMLAGTIETARDKGLANALAGPVSRGDVGIVERQLSLLESLGGDHAALYALHTRRAVALARKRASPPPSLDALKHAVDASLARSLDLARPARDEP encoded by the coding sequence ATGTCCTTGTCCGCTACGCCCCGCATCGGCTTCATCGGCGCGGGCCGCCTTGCCCGCTGCGTCGCCCGCCGCTTCGCGCGCGCCGGCTACGCCGTCACCGCGATCGCGAGCCGCTCGCCCGCGCCGGCCGCCGCGCTCGCCGCGCAGATCGATGCCGACCAAGCCGCACGCGACGCCGCTGACCCCGCACGTTCCGGCCACGGCAACGCGGCGCACGGCGCGCGTTGCGCGGCGGTCGATTCGCCGCAGGCGGTCGTCGACGCCGCCGACCTGATCTTCGTCACCGTGCCCGACGACGCGCTCGGCCGGATCGCCGCCGAATTGCGCTTCGCGCCGGCGCGCGCGGGCGACCAGGCGCTCGTCCACTGCAGCGGCGCGTCGAGCGTCGATCTGCTCGCCCCCGCGCGCGCGCAGGGCGCGGCGACGGGCGGCTTCCATCCGCTCTACCTGTTCGGCGGCGGCGACGCCGATCTCGCGCGGATCGACGGCTGCTCGGTGACGATCGAGGCCGACGGCGCGCTGAAGGACGTGCTCGTCGCGCTCGCCGCCGCGCTCGGCTGCCATCCGCTGTCGATCCCGGCGGGCGGCCGGATGCTCTATCACGCGGCCGCCAACTACGCGGCGAGCTTCGCGCTCTGCAACCTCGCCGAATGCGTCGAGCTGTGGCGCTCGCTCGGCCTCGCCGAGGACGACGCGCTGCGCGCGCTGCTGCCGATGCTCGCCGGCACGATCGAGACCGCGCGCGACAAAGGACTCGCGAACGCGCTCGCGGGGCCCGTGTCGCGCGGCGACGTCGGCATCGTCGAGCGGCAGCTCTCGCTCCTCGAGTCGCTCGGCGGCGATCACGCGGCGCTCTACGCGCTCCACACCCGCCGCGCCGTCGCGCTCGCGCGCAAGCGCGCGTCGCCGCCGCCGTCGCTCGACGCGCTCAAGCACGCGGTCGACGCGTCGCTCGCCCGTTCGCTCGACCTCGCGCGCCCCGCCCGCGACGAGCCGTGA
- the crcB gene encoding fluoride efflux transporter CrcB, which translates to MFYSIVAIFVGAGLGALLRWFLSLGLNALLPEVPLGTLASNLIGGYLIGIAVVAFTMRAGLPPEWRLFVITGFMGGLTTFSTYSVEVMTHAAQGEFGWALAVAALHLIGSFTLTGLGMWTARAWLAPA; encoded by the coding sequence TTGTTCTATTCGATCGTCGCGATCTTCGTCGGCGCCGGGCTCGGCGCGCTGCTGCGCTGGTTCCTGAGCCTCGGCCTCAATGCGCTCTTGCCCGAAGTGCCGCTCGGCACGCTCGCGTCGAACCTCATCGGCGGCTATCTGATCGGGATCGCGGTCGTCGCGTTTACCATGAGGGCGGGGCTGCCGCCCGAATGGCGCCTCTTCGTGATCACGGGCTTCATGGGCGGGCTCACGACGTTCTCCACCTACTCGGTCGAAGTGATGACGCACGCGGCTCAGGGCGAGTTCGGCTGGGCGCTCGCCGTGGCTGCCCTACACTTGATAGGTTCGTTCACATTGACGGGGCTCGGCATGTGGACCGCGCGGGCGTGGCTCGCGCCGGCCTGA
- a CDS encoding lytic transglycosylase domain-containing protein: MNAWLSWRPSERHAQILRAALRRGTRVSHHLLSVVGCCAVAIALALWLLPNVRGTLAAKVMPFVSAAVQAGPARLLSGHPLPTFGPANADEAESINADATPAPTATAAPADVGAALDAVRNGPSPVSLAKLIPTQRVAADARDDRVLASNREQALVATYLARRYRVAQEPVGQLVKAAFQTGRDVGLDPLLILAVMAIESGFNPYAESGVGAQGLMQVMSKVHSDKFEYFGGTDAALQPLVNIQVGALVLKDCIARGGSLSGGLRLYVGATTPDDGGYGTKVIGERDRLRDVARGRKVSIYASQQPAQGAVTVATVSTSGSTQKRVRTTLDGAHPLTIKAAAAPKAPQQDDASVDTAAKHDTAASELGT; this comes from the coding sequence ATGAACGCTTGGTTATCGTGGCGTCCCAGTGAGCGGCATGCGCAGATATTGCGCGCAGCGCTGCGTCGCGGGACGCGTGTCAGTCACCATCTATTGAGCGTGGTCGGTTGCTGTGCGGTTGCGATCGCGCTCGCGCTGTGGCTGCTGCCCAACGTGCGCGGCACGCTCGCAGCAAAAGTAATGCCGTTCGTGTCGGCTGCCGTCCAGGCCGGTCCGGCGCGGCTCCTCAGCGGCCATCCGCTCCCGACCTTCGGCCCGGCGAATGCCGACGAAGCCGAATCGATCAACGCGGACGCGACGCCTGCGCCGACGGCAACGGCCGCGCCCGCCGACGTCGGCGCGGCGCTCGACGCCGTGCGCAACGGTCCTTCGCCCGTGTCGCTCGCGAAGCTCATCCCGACGCAGCGGGTCGCCGCCGACGCGCGCGACGACCGCGTGCTCGCGTCGAACCGCGAACAGGCGCTCGTCGCCACTTACCTCGCGCGCCGCTACCGCGTCGCGCAGGAGCCCGTCGGCCAGCTCGTGAAGGCGGCGTTCCAGACGGGCCGCGACGTCGGGCTCGACCCGCTGCTGATCCTTGCCGTGATGGCGATCGAATCCGGCTTCAATCCATACGCCGAAAGCGGCGTCGGCGCGCAGGGCCTGATGCAGGTGATGTCGAAGGTCCATTCGGACAAGTTCGAGTATTTCGGCGGTACCGATGCGGCGCTGCAGCCGCTCGTCAACATCCAGGTCGGCGCGCTCGTGCTGAAGGATTGCATCGCGCGCGGCGGCTCGCTCTCGGGCGGGCTGCGTCTGTACGTCGGCGCGACGACGCCCGACGACGGCGGCTACGGCACGAAGGTGATCGGCGAGCGCGACCGGCTGCGCGATGTCGCGCGCGGCCGCAAGGTATCGATCTATGCGTCGCAGCAGCCCGCGCAGGGCGCAGTGACGGTCGCGACGGTATCGACGTCGGGCTCGACGCAAAAGCGCGTGCGTACGACGCTCGACGGCGCGCACCCGCTGACAATCAAGGCGGCCGCCGCGCCGAAGGCGCCGCAGCAGGACGACGCGAGCGTCGACACGGCGGCGAAGCACGACACCGCTGCTTCGGAGCTCGGCACCTGA
- a CDS encoding DUF190 domain-containing protein, which yields MDGVFLRFYVHENHRLHWKPLWEWLLEEANRMGIAGGSAFRAMAGFGQHRVLHEDRFFELQGSLAIEVEFIVTEDEAQRLIERVSREKVRVCYATIPAHFGVIDNLGDGAPAAAGPPNR from the coding sequence ATGGACGGAGTCTTCCTGCGTTTTTACGTACACGAGAATCACCGGCTGCACTGGAAGCCGCTCTGGGAGTGGCTGCTCGAGGAAGCGAACCGGATGGGCATCGCGGGCGGCTCCGCGTTTCGCGCGATGGCGGGGTTCGGCCAGCATCGGGTGCTGCACGAGGATCGCTTCTTCGAGTTGCAGGGCTCGCTTGCGATCGAGGTCGAATTCATCGTCACGGAAGACGAGGCGCAGCGGCTCATCGAGCGCGTGTCGCGCGAGAAGGTGCGCGTGTGCTACGCGACGATCCCCGCGCACTTCGGCGTGATCGACAATCTCGGCGACGGCGCGCCGGCCGCCGCCGGTCCGCCGAACCGGTAG
- a CDS encoding LysE family translocator: MSFAPTSMLSDGFFLSLSLCLDIGLVNVAMLSLTLSHGFRPGFWLGVGSCVGDLVYAALALAGMAVLLQFEAVRWIVWLGGGAVLLFLTWKMAREALFPEPAHDAVDDDTPAAPIRASTWRNFARGMLLAMSSPSAILWFAAVGGALIAKAGATTPATASVFLSGFFLGGLAWTLFLCTLASQGRKRAGAGLMRACHVVSALLFAYFSYSVIVGGYRDLILNAAA, translated from the coding sequence ATGAGCTTCGCCCCCACGTCGATGCTGTCCGACGGTTTTTTTTTGTCGCTTTCGCTTTGTCTCGACATCGGCCTCGTGAATGTCGCGATGCTGTCGCTCACGCTGTCGCACGGATTCAGGCCGGGATTCTGGCTCGGCGTCGGCTCGTGCGTCGGCGATCTCGTCTATGCGGCGCTCGCGCTCGCCGGGATGGCCGTGCTGCTGCAATTCGAAGCGGTGCGCTGGATCGTATGGCTCGGCGGCGGCGCTGTGCTGCTGTTCCTCACGTGGAAGATGGCGCGCGAGGCGCTCTTTCCCGAACCGGCGCACGATGCCGTGGACGACGATACCCCCGCCGCTCCCATACGAGCGAGCACGTGGCGCAATTTCGCGCGCGGAATGCTGCTCGCGATGTCGTCGCCGTCGGCGATCCTGTGGTTCGCGGCGGTCGGCGGCGCGCTGATCGCGAAGGCCGGCGCGACGACGCCCGCGACGGCATCCGTGTTTCTGTCGGGGTTCTTCCTCGGCGGGCTCGCGTGGACGCTCTTTCTCTGCACGCTCGCGAGCCAGGGCCGCAAGCGCGCGGGCGCAGGGCTGATGCGCGCGTGTCACGTCGTGTCGGCGCTGCTTTTCGCGTATTTCTCGTACAGCGTGATCGTCGGCGGCTATCGCGACCTGATTCTGAACGCGGCGGCTTGA